A DNA window from Rhineura floridana isolate rRhiFlo1 chromosome 11, rRhiFlo1.hap2, whole genome shotgun sequence contains the following coding sequences:
- the LOC133367904 gene encoding olfactory receptor 13A1-like: MEFTLAGFTSSPELQTILFGVFAFIYATALASNLLLIFTICTCRKLHTPMYFLLINLSLVNVFSISVTTPKLLQTLWTHGKAISFYGCITQVFLFIWCLGTELFLLSFMAFDRYAAICHPLQYTVIMRKEVCFLIASGVWVSGMIDSAVHAGLMLKLSFCSSNIINHFYCDLPPLLKLSCSDTSLNEMLISVANVVYGICTCGLTLTSYCFILRAIFRIRSTEGKKKAFSTCSSHLIVVSFYFSSVIYAYISPHSDYSADKDKFVSLLYSVVPPVVNPLIYSLRNKEVKGALKAIIGRGSLLRRPQL, encoded by the coding sequence ATGGAGTTTACACTGGCCGGTTTCACTAGCTCTCCAGAATTACAAACAATTCTCTTTGGGGTATTTGCATTCATCTATGCTACTGCTTTAGCTAGTAACCTTCTCCTCATCTTTACCATATGTACTTGCAGGAAACtccacactcccatgtacttctTGCTCATCAATTTGTCATTAGTAAATGTGTTTTCCATCTCAGTTACAActccaaaattgctccagactcTTTGGACCCACGGAAAAGCCATCTCTTTTTATGGCTGCATTACACAGGTGTTTCTATTCATATGGTGTTTGGGAACAGAGCTTTTTCTCCTCTCTTTTATGGCTTTTGACCGTTATGCTGCAATCTGCCATCCTTTgcagtacacagtcatcatgaggaaggaagtgtGTTTTCTCATAGCCAGTGGAGTTTGGGTTTCTGGGATGATCGATTCTGCTGTTCATGCTGGACTTATGCTGAAGCTATCCTTCTGCAGTTCTAACATCATCAATCATTTCTACTGTGATCTTCCCCCACTTTTAAAGCTCTCATGCTCCGACACCAGCCTGAATGAGATGTTGATTTCTGTGGCAAATGTAGTTTATGGGATTTGTACCTGTGGGTTGACATTAACATCTTACTGCTTTATCCTGAGAGCTATCTTCAGAATCCGTTCcactgaagggaagaagaaagctttctccacatgttcctcCCATCTCATTGTAGTCAGTTTTTACTTCTCTTCAGTCATCTACGCATATATCAGCCCCCACTCAGACTACTCTGCAGACAAAGACAAGTTTGTTTCTCTCCTTTATTCAGTGGTACCCCCAGTTGttaatccactcatatattctctgagaaacaaagaAGTAAAAGGGGCCCTCAAGGCAATTATTGGAAGAGGCAGCCTGCTCCGGAGACCTCAACTCTGA